The Mercurialis annua linkage group LG8, ddMerAnnu1.2, whole genome shotgun sequence genome window below encodes:
- the LOC126661378 gene encoding alcohol-forming fatty acyl-CoA reductase-like — MEFGSVNEFLENKTILVTGATGYLAKIFVEKILRVQPNVKKLYLLLRARDANSAMERFNNEVIGKELFKVLRETHGANLHSFASEKMTPIPGDISCEDLGIKDSNLKDEMLKEIDVVINFAATTNFDERYDVALGINTLGALHVLNFAKKCLNIKMLVHVSTAYVCGEDTGIILEKPYLMGRAKKGIMELNIEEEKKLVQEKIGQLKSENASEKEITETLKEFGIQRAKLFGWPNTYVFTKAMGEMQLVHYKQNLPLLIIRPTMITSTRKQPFPGWIEGLRTVDSVIGGYAKGRVTCFVAGPNSILDVIPADMVVNGILVAMMSREKQISEEIIYQIGSSMRNPLKFSNIHDFIYRYFTANPLINKYGNPVKIMSKGILLGSMASFRLYMALRFQLPLKVLQLANTVVLKKYQEEYIVLDKKLKLVMKLVELYKPYVLFEGIFDDTNTEKLRMASRSEAIVEEEDEFDFDPTYIDWDDYMMNIHIPGLVKHVIK, encoded by the exons ATGGAGTTTGGAAGTGTAAATGAGTTTCTTGAAAACAAGACCATTTTGGTCACTGGTGCAACTGGATATTTAGCTAAGA tTTTTGTGGAGAAGATATTGAGAGTTCAACCAAATGTGAAGAAACTATATCTTCTTTTAAGAGCTAGAGATGCCAATTCTGCCATGGAACGCTTCAATAATGAG GTAATAGGAAAGGAATTGTTCAAAGTATTGAGGGAGACACATGGTGCAAATCTACATTCTTTTGCATCAGAAAAAATGACTCCAATTCCTGGTGACATTTCTTGTGAAGATTTGGGAATTAAAGATTCAAATTTGAAGGATGAAATGCTAAAAGAAATCGATGTGGTTATTAATTTTGCTGCCACAACCAACTTTGATGAAAG ATATGATGTTGCATTGGGAATTAATACATTGGGAGCTTTGCATGTCTTGAATTTTGCAAAGAAATGTCTAAATATCAAGATGCTAGTTCATGTATCTACTG ctTATGTATGTGGAGAAGATACAGGAATTATATTAGAGAAGCCTTATTTAATGGGTAGAGCCAAGAAAGGAATTATGGAATTAAatattgaagaagaaaaaaaattagtgcaAGAAAAAATAGGCCAACTTAAATCAGAAAATGCTTCAGAGAAAGAAATTACGGAGACTCTCAAGGAGTTTGGCATTCAAAG GGCAAAGTTGTTTGGGTGGCCAAACACATACGTATTTACAAAGGCAATGGGAGAGATGCAATTAGTTCATTACAAACAGAATTTACCACTACTTATTATACGTCCAACGATGATTACTAGCACCCGCAAACAACCATTTCCCGGCTGGATTGAAGGCCTCCG AACCGTTGATAGTGTCATTGGGGGCTATGCCAAAGGGAGAGTCACCTGTTTTGTTGCTGGTCCCAACTCAATTCTTGATGTG ATACCAGCAGATATGGTGGTGAATGGCATTCTTGTGGCAATGATGAGTCGCGAGAAACAAATTTCAGAagaaataatatatcaaattggATCTTCAATGAGAAAccctttaaaattttcaaatattcaTGATTTTATTTACCGTTATTTCACGGCAAATCCATTGATCAACAAGTATGGAAATCCTGTCAAGATTATGAGTAAGGGCATTCTTTTAGGCTCCATGGCCAGCTTCCGTCTCTACATGGCCCTTCGTTTTCAGCTTCCGTTAAAG GTATTACAACTTGCAAACACTGTGGTGTTGAAGAAATATCAGGAGGAATATATTGTTCTTGATAAGAAATTGAAATTGGTGATGAAATTGGTAGAACTTTATAAACCATATGTATTATTTGAGGGCAT CTTCGACGATACAAATACCGAGAAGTTGAGAATGGCGTCGAGATCAGAGGCCATCGTTGAAGAGGAAGATGAATTCGACTTCGATCCGACATACATTGATTGGGATGATTATATGATGAATATTCATATTCCTGGTCTTGTTAAGCATGTGATCAAATGA
- the LOC126661079 gene encoding 16 kDa phloem protein 1-like: protein MAIGLLEVHLLKAKGLRGKDFLGKIDPYVIVKYKTQERKSSIASGEGGSPIWNEKVRFKVEYPGVGHDYKLILNLMDKDTFSTHDFLGQATVYVKDLIERGVENGTSELRIQKYNVVQSDQTYCGEIQVGVTFTKMEENNGGQEYGGWKQSYNY, encoded by the exons ATGGCTATTGGGTTATTGGAGGTTCATCTGCTCAAAGCTAAAGGCCTAAGAGGCAAAGATTTCTTag GTAAGATAGATCCTTATGTCATTGTCAAGTACAAAACTCAAGAGAGAAAAAGTAGTATAGCTTCAG GTGAAGGTGGAAGTCCAATTTGGAATGAGAAAGTGAGATTCAAAGTAGAATATCCTGGAGTAGGCCATGATTATAAGCTCATCCTCAATCTCATGGACAAAGATACTTTCTCCACTCATGATTTTCTTGGTCAAGCAAC GGTTTATGTGAAGGATTTAATAGAACGAGGAGTGGAAAATGGAACTTCCGAACTTCGTATTCAAAAATATAATGTAGTTCAATCTGATCAAACTTATTGTGGAGAAATTCAAGTTGGTGTCACTTTTACCAAg ATGGAAGAGAACAATGGCGGTCAAGAGTATGGAGGGTGGAAGCAAAGCTATAATTattag